In the genome of Acanthopagrus latus isolate v.2019 chromosome 17, fAcaLat1.1, whole genome shotgun sequence, the window ACAGTAAAAGAATCAAGTAATGGGTGAATGAGATAAACCCCAGCTGCTGCATCTTGACTGGCCCCTTGTGAACAGTGGAAGCTGCATCACACAGATATTTCCATTTTGGAGAGTGCAGTCAGGCTTTTGTAAACAGGAAAGACCTCATATGATACAGATATGTAGATTTCTGCGGAATAGCCTTTATCACTAACCACAAACTGAACTGTGCAGTATTTTCTAGgtatctaaaataaaaatggtgaaCCCGAACGTACACCATTATGTCTTAAGCCTTCTCTGTTCTGACAgaataatataattattaacattttcctgtttgtgtgcaaaaacacacaaaaaggaaaatgttaatAATGATATATTCTTTATTATCAGAATTGCCCTATATAGGAGCTCAGTTTCCAAAATATAATGTTGGTACTGTGAGTTTGTGTAAAGCCACCGATGAATTTGTACGTTGTTCCTTGTGTATTGGCTGATTTTATGCTGACCATTTAGATGCATCAAAACTGGGTAAGTTCAGCAActactgtacattttacagCCGTCTTTGTGGCGCCAAAATCGGGtagccaaaaaaagaaaatgtgtttatcagtgtttaTCTACTGCTACTGGTTTTCAGTTTTTGGTTGTGATGCTGTACTTAAggtacaaaaaacactttgtaagGATAAGAAAAGATGACATTTCACAAACGTGAAATTTAGGCTATTACCTTCTCTCACCCATGTCGAAGGAATGTCAGGAGAAGTTTCGaacttcacaaaacatttctggagtgtcgaaacaaaacagcaatgcaGCATTCTCTGAACCAGCTGATAtagaaataaagtttaaaaaaaacacacaagtaatccaagtctctggaagggTCAAGATGCCGAATCGATTTCACAAGACAATATTTGCTCCCCCTTTGTCAAGCCATAATctccactgcagctgctctaTCATACTGCAAGcgtgtaaataatgtctttttttcaaatcaactcAGGATATCAgggctgtatggagccattttatgttttgttttctgtgttttcagtcccCATCTGCCTCAGTTGCttaggagaaagctgcaacactggttttgccgtgaagctccagaaatgatctGTGGACCGTGATACTTCACCAGACTCGGCATGGGGGAGAGCAGGTAATGACCGGATCATCATGTTTGGATGATTTAACCAAAGGTGTTCTTTTCTTACCcttaccaagtgtttttttttgcacagcatCGCCGTTAAAATTGAAAACTGCACATATCCTCGGTTGGCAGAAATGTCCAGTGTCATCATGTATTCTGGCGATGGGGTCATTTAAATTGTCCTTTTAACCCTGTTGCAGTACCGAAATGTTGAAACTGCACATGAGTGGctcagaaaatatcattttatttataccatacaaaaaaatgcaatgcaatatacagaaaaaatgtaatataaaatatGCAATGAGTTGAAtgagaaataataataagtaataagtagataagtaaaaaaaaataagtcacaATGCTTACTGCAGTCGGTTACATGTTTCCCTGATTCATTCATGTTAAAGTTCTGTCTCGGAGTCAGAAAAGGATcatattacatttctgcaacacaagaaAAATAGATCAGCTGCCTATAAGTAGAGGTGTATGACCTAAAGTTAAATACCCAGTGGTCATGTCAGTATTCATCTAGGACTAAAAATGCACCATGAAAGACaggaaatcaaaagaaaacatagcCTGCTGCAGGTTACATAACacaggaaatgtaaagaaacacattccACACTCAGCTGtgcatgtctctgtctgttAAAGTCAATTTGAAAGCGTGTTCATGTTTGCTTCAGATTGCGATGGAGTTGGAGGTGTCACCGGACTCGGACCAAATGGAGCTCCTCCTGCTGGACTGGTGGATTGTCTTCATCTTGCAGCCCAGTGACCTCAGGATGTTCAGGAGCTGACGCCGGAACTTCACACCCACAAAGGCGTACAGGATGGGATTGAGGCTGCAGTGGAGATAACCTACGGAGGAGGTGATTATCCTGGCTTTCTCCAGAGATGATCTGACTCCACAGGTCTCGTTGCTGCTCCCAGTATTAAGTGTATCCACCATGAGGGTGATGTTGTACGGCGtccagcagagaaagaaaaccgCCACCACGGCTACGATGACCCTGAAAGCCTTCTGCTTCTGGAGGCCCTGGGAGCCGCAGCGCAGCCGCCGCAGGATGGAGGAGTAGCAGAAGATCAGGATCGCTGAAGGCAGCAGGAAGCCCACTATGTGGTAGAGGAGGCGTGACGCCAGCCGCCAGTCACCCACTGACCTGCTGACCTTGAGTGCGTCTTCTGACAGATTATCAAACTTTAAGAAGTTGTGAACGcactctgttttgtctctccttATATCCTCCAGAGCCTCCAAAAAGATCCAGTCagggatggagaggagcagggagaagAGCCACACTACCATGCAGCTGATGTGGACGACCCAGGGGTTCCTGCGGGAGTACATCTGGGTGGCGTGGACGATGGACAGGTAGCGGTCCAGACTGATGCAGGCCAGGAGGAAGATCCCACAGTAGAAGTTGATCTGaaggaacaaaagaaatgagCCAAAgatgagtggaaaaaaaaaaagaaacaaccacTGTTATCATACTATTATGTGCTGTTATTACCGTAAAAACAGCTCCTGTGATCTTGCACAGAGGTGTGCCAAAGGTCCACCCAGGAGCCTGATGGGCCTGTGCAGCCCACAGGGGCAGCgtcaccagcagcaggacatCTGCCACACccagatggaggatgaaggTGTCGGTCACACTCCAAGTCTTCCTGCTCTGGAACAGAACTCCCAGCAGCAGCCCGTTCCCCAGGACACCCACGGCAAAGGCCACCGAGTACAGAAATGGGATGAACATGGCCTCGAACTGCATGCCCTCTTTCAGGTCGCATATATCCCCCACCCCATCACAACAATACTCTTCAGACGGGTATTCATAAGTGTCGTTGTAAAATTCATCCAAGCCTTTAAGGTCTTCCTGGGAAAATCTCAAACCGTTGGCCATCAGtgaactgaagaagaaaaggacATTTGGTTTGAGAATTTGACCTGTGTAGTCTGTTTCAACCACAAGGGGGTGCTGTGTAGCTTTGAACAAATCTATATCCATCTAAcagatctatctatctatctatcatctaTCATCTATCTGGACAATGACAATGACTTAAATTGCTGCTCAAATATTATTCAGTTTAAAGGTGCCCTGCGTGGTTtaggggaagacattttaattttaatcagaagataaAGATCTTCCTCATCAGCTCAGGATTTGTACACTGATTTGAGCAATGACCATCGTCTCACAGGTCAGTTATTTGCTCTGCTCAGTgcagtgcaaaaaaacaagacagcacCTGTGACTGAATGCTTCAGTCTGCAGCCTGTCAATGGGCCAAAATTCCTCAACACAAGTGAATTTGTTGCCACAACTTTGCCACACGTTGCCGTCGACTGAAACGACTGAAAACTAAATGACTGTGTGAATCATAAAAATCTCACTTCCCTTTATATAATAAGACTGAAGAATCACTCACACAATGTGACAGCGTCTAACTGAACGACATACCGTCGGGCTACAGACACCATCAGAGTCTACTACACTTTGGTCCCTAGTGTGAACTCTGGGTCtaagaacaaacagcagaagggGTGAACAAAGATTCAGGTGAAACAGCAGATGTCCGAGGTTCAATTTAGGTTAATCAGTTTAGTTGAATAATTAACCAATTAGATGAGTTAAAAAGCTcatgcacacaaaacatgtgCACAAAGAGTTACAGGAGCAGCTGAGGTAGGCATGTGTATTCAAAACTAGATAATAATGTATGCATCTTGCAAAGATTTGGGCTTAAGGTACAAACATACCGAGTGTGTGATCCTCAAAGAAGTGTTCCTCCTCAAAGCAGATATTGTCTTCAGTTAAGATGAGCTCCGCCTAATGATCTAGTGTTGCCAGTAACAGCATCTATAGAGCCGtcacagaggaagcagcagacaACACAGAAAGAAGACCTCCCACGAAGCATGAATGATAAAACTGTGCATAATTTTACCATGAGAGCAGCGATGTGGTGTTTAGGGACACTTGCCTTTGTACAGAGAGCTCCTGTGATTTAAACCTCATGTTGCATTTTATTGTCTCCTTAGATAAGATTTTGATAATTGAATTTTATGTatgacaaattattttttttaatcattattgcaacattcattcaaaaaacaaaaacaaaaaacaggtaaCTGGCAACTATCAGCTAACTCAACTACCAATTATCAGCGATAGTGGTGAGGTGAGGTGCCACTGCAGAGCCCCAAAGATACTAAAGCATGATAACCACTGGCGGTGTCGTGGCCTGTTCGCCCTGCTGTGAGCCGGCAAGCAGCACAGAAGTATGCCGTGGCAAGTGATAAAGAAGTATCTGCCGGCGAGTGGTACAGACGTGTCCGGTGGTTAATGACACTGAAGTATGCGGTCGTGACTAAGGCAGATATTATCTGGCGTAAAGTGATACAGAGGTTTCTACTGCTGTGCTActagactacagagcagcttatTTCCCCAGACTGTGAGAATCTTAAACTCAAACCATTCTTATACCATTCTccaaaggaacaaaacaaaaaaaaaacattctatttttatatataatttttcCAATCcatatcatttctgtttgtgattaGCATACAGGGACTACAAACCTTTTACAGCcctgttgtgatgtcataaaattaatcttgaatcttgatTTAAAGGTCTGGGACCAGTCTAGAATATTTATCCAAACAGACATCAGCTTGTTTATAAATTCCCTGTAAAATTTCATTtgttcaatttttttatttatttatttttttggtaaACTGAATCAGACACTCCGAGCCACGTTCTTCTCCGGTCTTATGAAGGGACTTTTAATCAGTGTAATGGTATGAGTGGGTGAAAAGGGCATTAACAATTGCGTGTGAGTAGGCTGGTATATTTTCCGAAGAAGCTGATgaacacctcctcctcactcatcAGTTTCATTTGGTTTGAATGTTGACTCTCAGAATCTGTCCTTGTTGAAGAGATACAGCTCTTGATCTTGATGAGACCTGACTCCATAGAGAATGTTGTGTGCAGACATGCTGTGACAACACAGTCACTGAGTGTCCCTTGCAACTGTGTGCCCTTTCTGGTGTATGTGACAAATTGGACTTTTGGGTCGCCCTTGTTCTCCAGAAATGATCTTTTAACTTCCTTTAATGACCACATGCCTGATGTGATGTCTAACCAGCCATCTCGCCATTTGAACAGATTTGACGCATGAATGCTCGCGctttttttagtttcagtttttaattcattcatgtGTGTACTCACACCATGCTGCCATGGTcatgtgtttgaaatgtaacaCCCAGTAGCGCTGTCACTGCACTGATTAATATATCAATTTCAAATGAGTTGTAAAATCAAGTCATTGCTTTCCGAACTTGGTGCTTGACTTTACAGGAGATAAATCAATTGAGACTCGAGCTGGATTTGAGAGACGATGactcaaatgattttttttgtgtgtttcaaatTCATTTTCGTTTTTAGTCTGGCTTTCAGTATTTCAATGTTTAAAAGTGATGGAAGCGGGGGATTTTGTTGAGAAGAgaattaataaacaaataaatatgctTCTTTAAACTCAtttggtttttgtttgattgcacAAATACATAATTCAAACTGTACTgctaaactaaacaaaatgccaatttctacatgatgttgctttaaaggaTCATAAGTGATGCACCCTAAAAACCAAAAGCAATAATTTACGCACGTGAAAGTAAAAACCTTAAAGAAATCTCAGAATTTATGGcatgaaaatgtgcatatttgtgAGAAATACAGATTGACACTAGTAAACACAAGAGCTGGCTTCATTTTGTgtctcacatttaaaaagacagagataAGTAAATATTGCAGggctgattgttttgttttcgcTTGTCTGATTGTGCACATGGAGCAGTGAAATGTGGTCGAGCTGTTCATCGGGGGTTTGTGCGTGTGGTGTCGGTACAGAGATGTACTGGAACATACAGCAAACTTGTTATTAGGCAACGCTGTCGAggcagaatgaatgaaaactaaTGAATgaacctcttcctgtttttgattcagctttttttttttttgggttgatATGAAAGGGATCCTGTAAGGTTTTAGACGTCTGGCGGTCCCAAAGCATTTGAATATTCTCAGAGAAAGCAGACGCACTCAGTGTCTTCACGCAACGTATTTTCAATCTCAAGACACCGAATGTACAAGTAATTTCACAGAATTTCACAACTTCTGATACTAATACAAAACTTTTATCAGTGTCAAATCTCTCCCCAAATCAATTTCGCAGACCGTCTTTCAGATAAGCAGCTCTTCTCCTCAAGAAAAACCTCAAGATTGTATcacacctttctttttttggctttgcTCGACTGTGCAAGCATGAGACGTGCAACAAGCACGGGGCTCGAAGTGTCTTGTCTGTTTCCCCTCTCCCCCATCGCCAGGGGAAAGGTTTGTAGAtcgttttcctgtttttttcacaccttttctttcctgtcttgTGCTGCAGTCTTCATGCGGTGACAGATGCTGATGGAAGTTGCAAGCATCTGGTCGTGAAGGGCAAAAAATTACAGTCAAATTTTCAGCCCACGgcgatagaaaaaaaaaaaaaaacgctgctgGAAATGTATCTGATAGTCATTTACTCGAACCACTTCTCGcgaaaactgaaaacagcatGCATGATGTTGCATGTGTTGGACTTTCAGGGTTAAAACACACCTACTAAAACTCTCGAGTGACACTGAAGTTTTTCCGATGTTTTGAGAGGAACGATTCGTTACTTGAAAGCGCAGAGAGGCATGAAATGTCTGCAGCCTCAGTGTGGCCCGGTGGCCGCTGAggacttctgtttttctttgatggCTTCTAAAGCCACAGTCACGGGCCTGACTTGTGTCACTTGCAAAACGTGTTAGACCAGAAAAGGCTCtgttattttcacacacacacacacacacaccccccgCCCCAGCTGCTAAAGTGAATGTTTGTCACTAACCACCACActagttattaaaaaaaaaaatgttttgtcttttgttggtAAAATCTTTCCACTCAAGGTTGTGGTgagacagagtgtgtttgttatgttgCAGAGTGTTTCCTTAGATTTAGGTTCTGTTTTAAACTATGAAACTATGGCAACacgtgattttttttggggAAGTGGGAGAACGAAAATACCCCCCAAAAGTAGTTTTGATTCCCATTATCTTGTGCTATAGTTATTGGCTGCCACGTTACTAAGTTTTGAATGGCAACCGACCAGATTAGACAGAGCACGCCACTTTGCTCTGCCTCCTGCACTGATCGTGGAGAGATATGTGGCACCGATGTACGACAAGGACAAAACCACTGACGGAAgattgattattttctgttaatgAGCGTCAGTGAGGAGACAAACTACCAGAGCGGCTCAAGATTTTCCCCTTCGCTGCTGTGTGAACACCTGCAGAAATGGTTTCCTGTGCCTGTCAGTTTGAACCCCTCCTTCCTTTTGCACCTTCTCGCTCTGAATCACGGTGGTCTGTGTCACCACAATGGAGGTTAGTGTGCCACTAACACTTGAACCCTAACACACTGGAAGAGGCCGTGCTCAGAATTAGTAGTGGCGCGCTGAAATGTTTGAGGCCTGACATATAAAATGTGGTTGCCACAAGCTGgcaaagggaaagaaagagggcAGATATAAACTCCCCTGACAGAAATCCTTTTGACTGTGTGGACTCTGATTTTAGATGAGGTTATGTAGCATCTCTTTCACTGAGTGCGTTGCAGCttgacatacatacatacatgcatgcaataaataaatatataaataaatgaataaataaataaataaataaataaataaataaataaataaataaataaataaataaatctcccTGTGAGTAGCTGCCTGAAGACAGGGGCAGATAGTGAATTacttttagcttttatttttcagtgtaaaaaaaaacatcaatgaaAAGAGCAACAGTCCAGTTCACAAGCACTGTCCTTCTGCAGTGTTCCCTCCCCTccatgtgtaaaacaaaaaaacaacaattcaatTATCAATAATGTGACTTCACAGAGattaaacacaacataaacaaatacagatgaAGCATACTACTTATGATTTATGTGTGTCCACTTTGTCTATATCCTGTTAACCCTACAGAATACTTTAATAATCACAGaggaaacttttaaaaaaaaaaaaaaaaaaaactttattgttgttattcatctcacacacatgccttaaatgcacacacatgcacttgcATGGCCAGAAGGTGGACTGGTACCTGGACATGAACTGATCATATAAttcaataaatgaatgaatgaacaaagaTACCTTACCGACTCAAGCCAATGCTTTTCAGAACCATTCTTTCATATCCTAAAAGGCATTCCCTCGTAAtctttaataagaaaaaaaaaacttctttttttttctagtttcaGAGAATAGTGTGGAATTATTGCTGTCTGTACCCTCACTATCTCCCGAAACATTAAGATGGATTTCTGGACATGTGAAATGTGAGCCTTACATGTGTAATATAGCTGATATGAGTAGATCTAATGTAATTCTATGAATCTTCATTAAGAAGTTGTTGTATTAGCACAGTGCCAgaagtgtttttgcatttttttccttggTTAATGCAcaatttcatgacattttttcatgttcatgtttatgttgagAAATAAAGCAATGTTTCCACAAAGCACAGAAATGTTGCAACTTCACCTTTCTTTACTTGGAATTTTTCAATTTTACGTTGTGACACAACTCTAACTCAAAGACTGGTGATGTGtgggtacaaaaaaaacaaaaaaaaacactgtatttggGTGAGGAACAGCACATGTTTTGGCTCTGAACACTTGTTCGTATTGtctctttaatgtttttgcttctttttgaaTTAGGAAGTGTCCCGTACCACATCCCGTCTCACTTCTTAGGCTGGCTCTTAGGTTTTGCTTCCTGTTTAATTGTAAAATGCTCATTTCTTGTCTTGTTTCAGAACAACTCTGCCTTCTGTGTCCACCCATCTGTGCAAGTAGCTCAATTTGTGTCACCTGTTTCTCGTGGTTTCATCCTCTAGTGTCTTTGTTCTCCTCTCTCGGGACCTCAGTGTCTCGCTTTCCAGCCCTGgttttcattgtgttgtgtgttttcctgtttttttttttttgtttgttttattgggcttttttttaaaagtaaagacaGTGCTCTTCAAATGAAGATCTGATCTCTGAGTTGTGCATCTAAGTCCTGTTAGTTTTGATTCATCAGTCCTAATATTCCAGTGTCTGTCCGGAGGTTTCATGCTTTGTGAAATCTTGAACGGTGGTCTCTTGCTTGCACAGTGTCTGACCATAGCCATCATGCCACCTCAATCCCCTCCATACAAGTCAGCTCATATATGAGTAATCAGAGCGTCATATGACCCGTATTACAGTAATGTTGATAAGAACATATGAATGTTGTCTGACGTGTACAGTTTTaatgtggtttgcagaaatgtacagtggcaacatttattcttgCAACTGGGCTGGACTTCATATTTCTGCGTTTACCCACTATAATCTAGTTTTTTAACGATGCTTCCTTTGAACCTGAGGATGCAGAGATTTGAGGATAGATATAATAAAGTATTGGAGTTTCTATGATGGTGGCCGGTGTTGTGGTATTTAAACACATCGTTCTCGAGTTacagtgt includes:
- the cxcr3.1 gene encoding C-X-C chemokine receptor type 3.1, which gives rise to MANGLRFSQEDLKGLDEFYNDTYEYPSEEYCCDGVGDICDLKEGMQFEAMFIPFLYSVAFAVGVLGNGLLLGVLFQSRKTWSVTDTFILHLGVADVLLLVTLPLWAAQAHQAPGWTFGTPLCKITGAVFTINFYCGIFLLACISLDRYLSIVHATQMYSRRNPWVVHISCMVVWLFSLLLSIPDWIFLEALEDIRRDKTECVHNFLKFDNLSEDALKVSRSVGDWRLASRLLYHIVGFLLPSAILIFCYSSILRRLRCGSQGLQKQKAFRVIVAVVAVFFLCWTPYNITLMVDTLNTGSSNETCGVRSSLEKARIITSSVGYLHCSLNPILYAFVGVKFRRQLLNILRSLGCKMKTIHQSSRRSSIWSESGDTSNSIAI